One Nonomuraea angiospora DNA segment encodes these proteins:
- a CDS encoding energy-coupling factor transporter transmembrane component T family protein, translated as MNGLTGAYVPGSSPLHRLPAGAKLAGLALACTGLVLLSSPLALAGAAVVTAGLYALSGVGAAAAWAQVRPVRWFAVGLFGMQWVLVDLPGAVSTTLRVVLAVALAGLVTLTTRTSAMMSALERCLSPARFVRLDPFRLSLLLSLTVRSVPVVAALATRVREAQRARGVERSFRAFAVPLVVGSLRHADALGEALSARGLDD; from the coding sequence GTGAACGGCCTCACCGGCGCCTACGTCCCCGGCTCCTCGCCGCTGCACCGGCTCCCGGCCGGGGCCAAGCTGGCCGGGCTGGCGCTGGCGTGCACGGGGCTGGTGCTGCTGAGCTCGCCACTGGCGCTGGCCGGCGCGGCGGTCGTGACGGCGGGCCTCTATGCGCTGTCCGGGGTCGGCGCGGCGGCGGCGTGGGCGCAGGTCAGGCCGGTGCGGTGGTTCGCGGTGGGGCTGTTCGGGATGCAGTGGGTGCTCGTGGATCTTCCGGGGGCGGTGTCCACGACGCTGCGGGTGGTGCTCGCGGTCGCGCTGGCCGGGCTGGTCACGCTCACCACCCGCACCTCGGCCATGATGTCGGCGCTGGAGCGCTGCCTGTCGCCGGCCAGGTTCGTGAGGCTGGACCCGTTCCGGCTGTCGTTGCTGCTGTCGCTGACGGTACGCAGCGTGCCCGTCGTGGCCGCGCTGGCCACCCGAGTCCGGGAGGCCCAGCGGGCCAGGGGCGTCGAACGCAGCTTCCGGGCCTTCGCCGTGCCGCTGGTGGTCGGCTCCCTCCGGCACGCCGACGCCCTCGGCGAGGCCCTGAGCGCCCGCGGCCTGGACGACTGA
- a CDS encoding MurR/RpiR family transcriptional regulator has product MENDPVADRLSAVYPELPPGERAIVRVLLDDYPFAALGSLRALAERAGVSPPTASRLFDRLGYGGFADFQAAVRDGARDRSRLLEFVSRAPDSPATSPELRQAAEDLRAGLDGTLAAATDPLLDAAAALLAEARTVWALGGPLSELAAEYLIRQLASLRPGAHRVPDSAQARARTVLDLKGADAVVAYDFRRYSAGTARFVKAARARGARLVLVTDAWESPLAAEAEVLIRLPREAAGPIAPLAHEIAVTELLLVAAAARLAPAERLADLDTLTQTL; this is encoded by the coding sequence GTGGAGAACGATCCGGTGGCCGACCGTCTCAGCGCCGTCTATCCCGAGCTGCCGCCCGGGGAGCGGGCGATCGTGCGGGTGCTGCTCGACGACTATCCGTTCGCGGCGCTGGGCTCCCTGCGGGCGCTGGCCGAGCGCGCCGGGGTGAGCCCGCCCACGGCGTCGCGGCTGTTCGACCGGCTGGGGTACGGCGGGTTCGCCGACTTCCAGGCCGCGGTGCGGGACGGGGCGCGGGACCGGTCGCGGCTGCTGGAGTTCGTCTCGCGCGCACCTGACTCCCCCGCCACCAGTCCCGAGCTGCGGCAGGCCGCCGAGGACCTGCGTGCGGGGCTGGACGGCACGCTCGCCGCCGCCACGGACCCGCTCCTCGACGCGGCCGCGGCCCTGCTCGCCGAGGCCAGGACGGTGTGGGCGCTGGGCGGGCCGCTGAGCGAGCTGGCCGCCGAATATCTGATCCGCCAGCTGGCCAGCCTTCGGCCCGGCGCGCACCGGGTGCCCGACTCCGCGCAGGCCCGGGCGCGTACCGTGCTGGATCTGAAGGGGGCCGACGCGGTGGTGGCGTACGACTTCCGGCGCTACTCCGCCGGCACCGCCCGCTTCGTCAAAGCCGCGCGCGCCCGGGGCGCGCGGCTGGTGCTCGTCACCGACGCGTGGGAGTCGCCGCTGGCCGCCGAGGCGGAGGTGCTGATCAGGCTGCCGCGCGAGGCCGCCGGGCCGATCGCGCCGCTCGCCCACGAGATCGCCGTCACCGAGCTGCTGCTCGTCGCCGCGGCCGCCCGCCTGGCCCCCGCCGAGCGGCTGGCCGACCTCGATACGCTCACCCAGACGCTGTGA
- a CDS encoding ArsR/SmtB family transcription factor, translated as MHAFDVLGDPVRRRILELLAAGEQSSGELTGVIQREFGISQPAVSQHLRVLRDNGFASVRAQGTRRLYAVEPGPLQEVDLWLERFRGFWTQRLDALATELARGKRERRMNEKDT; from the coding sequence GTGCACGCATTCGACGTCCTCGGCGATCCGGTCCGGCGGCGCATCCTGGAGCTGCTCGCCGCCGGTGAGCAGAGCTCGGGGGAGCTCACCGGCGTCATCCAGCGCGAGTTCGGCATCTCCCAACCGGCCGTCTCCCAGCACCTGCGGGTGCTGCGCGACAACGGCTTCGCCAGCGTACGAGCCCAGGGCACCCGCCGGCTCTACGCCGTCGAGCCAGGGCCGCTGCAGGAGGTCGATCTCTGGCTGGAGCGATTCCGTGGCTTCTGGACCCAACGACTGGACGCGCTGGCGACGGAGCTGGCCCGCGGCAAGCGCGAGCGCCGCATGAACGAAAAGGACACCTGA
- a CDS encoding thiolase family protein, with protein MRDSDPRREPSTRSLGDEPVVVAARRTPIGTAGHAFKGVTVDRLAAPVIAAVARELAGRRVDDVVLGNCMGPGGNIARVSALAAGLGHEVPGLTVDRQCGSGLAAILVAGQAVRAGEMDLVIAGGAESASTAPLRTHRGATEPYPRAPFAPHGRPDPDMGPAAEALAAARGVSRARQDAYACRSHARALAAREAGRFKEEIVPIGGRSDDQRPRPLRAASLARLPAAFVADGTVTAGNSSPVSDGAAAVAIVPERLRAGLPGMRLVAGSVVGCDPELPGWGPVPAVRRVLARAGVELEQVAAVEIVEAFAAQVLAVTDALGIDALDDDRVCADGGALALGHPWGATGAVVVTRLFSRLVRGGAPPGTLGLAAAAVGGGLGVAALFAVVGPGRDAGLRDGARA; from the coding sequence ATGCGCGACTCCGACCCGCGCCGCGAACCCTCGACCCGGAGCCTCGGGGACGAGCCCGTCGTCGTGGCGGCCCGGCGCACCCCCATCGGGACGGCCGGGCACGCGTTCAAGGGCGTGACCGTCGATCGGCTGGCCGCGCCCGTGATCGCCGCCGTGGCGCGCGAGCTGGCCGGGCGGCGGGTGGACGACGTGGTGCTGGGCAACTGCATGGGGCCCGGCGGGAACATCGCCAGGGTGTCGGCCCTGGCGGCGGGCCTGGGGCACGAGGTGCCCGGCCTGACGGTCGACCGGCAGTGCGGCAGCGGGCTGGCCGCGATCCTGGTGGCCGGCCAGGCCGTCCGGGCGGGCGAGATGGACCTGGTGATCGCGGGAGGCGCGGAGAGCGCCTCGACCGCGCCGCTGCGTACCCATCGGGGCGCGACGGAGCCGTACCCCAGGGCGCCCTTCGCCCCGCACGGTCGCCCCGACCCCGACATGGGGCCGGCCGCCGAGGCGCTGGCGGCGGCGCGCGGCGTCAGCCGGGCGCGCCAGGACGCCTACGCCTGCCGCAGCCACGCCAGGGCGCTGGCCGCCCGCGAGGCGGGGCGGTTCAAGGAGGAGATCGTCCCGATCGGCGGGCGCTCCGACGACCAGCGGCCCCGGCCGCTGCGGGCGGCGTCGCTGGCCCGGCTGCCCGCGGCGTTCGTGGCGGACGGTACAGTGACGGCCGGTAATTCCTCCCCGGTCAGCGACGGCGCCGCGGCCGTGGCCATCGTGCCCGAGCGGCTGCGCGCGGGCCTGCCGGGGATGCGGCTGGTGGCCGGGTCCGTCGTCGGGTGCGATCCCGAGCTGCCCGGGTGGGGTCCGGTGCCGGCGGTGCGGCGGGTGCTGGCGCGTGCGGGGGTGGAGTTGGAGCAGGTCGCGGCGGTGGAGATCGTGGAGGCGTTCGCGGCGCAGGTGCTGGCCGTCACCGACGCGCTCGGGATCGACGCCCTGGACGACGATCGGGTGTGCGCCGACGGCGGCGCGCTGGCGCTGGGGCATCCCTGGGGCGCCACCGGCGCGGTCGTGGTGACCCGGCTGTTCAGCCGCCTCGTGCGCGGGGGCGCCCCGCCGGGGACGCTGGGCCTGGCGGCGGCCGCGGTGGGCGGCGGGCTGGGCGTGGCCGCCCTGTTCGCGGTGGTCGGCCCCGGCCGGGACGCCGGTCTCCGGGACGGAGCGCGGGCGTGA
- a CDS encoding GNAT family N-acetyltransferase: MPAIERLTAEGFDAGVKELAGLLVDAVDGGASVGFLAPFGHEEAAAWWRSQAPAVADGSLLVWVCRDGGAVTGPVIGTVSLALASKPNARHRAEIVKLMVHREARGRGLSRALLATAERAALDAGADLLLLDTETGSTAEHVYRTGGWTRYGIVPDYAGSPDGTLQDCSFFYKKLTASG, from the coding sequence ATGCCCGCCATCGAGCGCCTGACCGCCGAGGGCTTCGACGCCGGCGTCAAGGAGCTGGCCGGCCTGCTGGTCGACGCCGTGGACGGCGGCGCGTCCGTGGGCTTTCTCGCACCGTTCGGCCACGAGGAGGCCGCCGCCTGGTGGCGGTCCCAGGCTCCGGCGGTGGCCGATGGCAGCCTCCTGGTGTGGGTGTGCCGCGACGGCGGCGCCGTCACAGGCCCAGTCATCGGCACCGTGAGCCTCGCCCTGGCGAGCAAGCCGAACGCCCGCCACCGCGCCGAGATCGTCAAGCTGATGGTCCACCGCGAAGCCCGGGGCCGGGGCCTGTCGCGCGCCCTGCTGGCCACCGCCGAGCGGGCCGCCCTCGACGCCGGGGCGGACCTGCTGCTCCTGGACACCGAGACCGGCAGCACCGCCGAGCACGTCTACCGCACCGGCGGCTGGACCCGCTACGGCATCGTCCCCGACTACGCCGGCTCCCCGGACGGCACGCTCCAGGACTGCAGCTTCTTCTACAAGAAACTCACAGCGTCTGGGTGA
- a CDS encoding biotin transporter BioY — protein sequence MMDASKRRGFPTGDLARVAVFAALIAVLGVPGSLNLFGNAVPVTLQTLGVMLAGAILGTWRAALAVVVLLVLVAAGLPLLAGGRGGLGVFAMPSAGYLIGWIPGAAVTGWLVERAGRDPGVLQLMVACLVGGIGVIYLFGIPVQSLVTGVSLSATAASSLIFLPGDLIKVVLASVVVRGTQRAYPDAVPAVHRERLRSGGGR from the coding sequence ATGATGGATGCATCGAAGCGGCGCGGGTTCCCCACGGGCGACCTGGCGCGGGTGGCCGTGTTCGCGGCGCTGATCGCGGTGCTGGGCGTGCCCGGCTCGCTCAACCTGTTCGGCAACGCGGTCCCGGTCACGCTCCAGACGCTCGGCGTGATGCTGGCAGGGGCGATCCTCGGCACGTGGCGGGCCGCGCTGGCCGTGGTGGTGCTGCTCGTGCTGGTCGCCGCCGGCCTGCCGCTGCTGGCGGGCGGGCGCGGCGGGCTAGGCGTGTTCGCCATGCCGTCGGCCGGATACCTGATCGGCTGGATCCCCGGCGCGGCGGTGACCGGCTGGCTCGTCGAGCGCGCGGGCCGCGACCCGGGGGTCCTCCAGCTGATGGTGGCGTGCCTGGTGGGCGGGATCGGGGTGATCTACCTGTTCGGCATCCCCGTCCAGTCGCTCGTCACGGGGGTCTCTCTGAGCGCGACGGCGGCGTCCAGCCTCATCTTCCTGCCCGGCGACCTGATCAAGGTGGTGCTGGCGTCCGTCGTGGTCAGGGGCACGCAGCGGGCCTACCCGGACGCGGTCCCGGCCGTGCACCGCGAACGGCTGCGCTCCGGTGGGGGGCGTTGA
- a CDS encoding SRPBCC family protein, giving the protein MDFVDELLKAQRELKDGDVKIVVLRRHYDAEVEDVWDACTDAERLSRWFLPVSGDLRLGGTYQLQGNAGGEILRCEPPNLLKVSWLFGENPGFSEVEVNLSAQDGGTLFELRHSAEVPPEFWGRFGPGATGVGWDLALLGLALHLSTGGDTGVDAATFHETGEGRRYITESGRAWGEAHLAAGGPPDEVAASVAATTAFYAPE; this is encoded by the coding sequence ATGGATTTCGTGGACGAGCTGCTCAAGGCGCAGCGCGAGCTGAAGGACGGCGACGTCAAGATCGTCGTGCTGCGACGGCACTACGACGCCGAGGTCGAGGACGTCTGGGACGCCTGCACCGACGCCGAGCGCCTGTCCCGCTGGTTCCTGCCCGTGAGCGGGGACCTCCGGCTCGGGGGGACGTACCAGCTCCAGGGCAACGCGGGCGGGGAGATCCTGCGCTGCGAGCCGCCCAACCTGCTGAAGGTCAGCTGGCTGTTCGGCGAGAACCCCGGCTTCTCCGAGGTGGAGGTGAACCTGTCCGCCCAGGACGGCGGCACCCTGTTCGAGCTGCGCCACAGCGCCGAGGTGCCGCCGGAGTTCTGGGGCCGGTTCGGGCCGGGCGCGACCGGCGTGGGCTGGGACCTGGCGCTGCTGGGCCTGGCCCTGCACCTGTCGACCGGGGGAGACACCGGGGTCGACGCGGCCACGTTCCACGAGACCGGCGAGGGGCGGCGCTACATCACCGAGAGCGGCCGGGCCTGGGGCGAGGCCCACCTGGCCGCGGGCGGCCCGCCCGATGAGGTAGCTGCCAGCGTCGCTGCGACCACCGCCTTCTACGCCCCGGAATAG
- a CDS encoding class I adenylate-forming enzyme family protein: MPVAQHVMRHAAERPSRPAVCGPQGELTYAQFAERIHGAARHLLGRGIGPGTPVALGLADPVELLTAVLAADLAGATPLVGDPAWGRERWSSVAAGLGFHVDAPLPGAAGPAVRHDPQPGDRAWACFSSGSTGRPRAVVRTRASWTESFPHLGELAGIGPDDVVLIPGPLVSSLYAFAAVHTLATGATALLPGRRPSRALRGLLARATVVHLVPHQLPDVLEHPGALRVAVVGGAALDPETRAAAVRAGVRVVSYYGATELSFVAVDADGGGLRPFPGVEIEVRPAGPPGGGLGEVWARSPWLAEGYLGDAAGPLRRDAGDWATVGDVAEPYRVGEVLRVRGRGDGAIQTGGATVVPEDVEEVLRKVPGVWDIVVIGSPHPSLGAVVTAVIEAECATPPPRALLEATARGGLDEAQRPRRWYAVPSLPRTQTGKPARAQVAARLAGGDPDIRRLI; the protein is encoded by the coding sequence ATGCCCGTAGCACAACACGTGATGCGGCACGCCGCCGAGCGCCCTTCGCGCCCGGCCGTGTGCGGCCCCCAGGGCGAGCTGACCTACGCCCAGTTCGCCGAACGGATCCACGGCGCCGCCCGTCACCTGCTCGGCCGCGGGATCGGCCCCGGCACGCCGGTCGCTCTCGGCCTGGCGGACCCGGTCGAGCTGCTCACCGCCGTGCTCGCGGCCGACCTGGCGGGCGCGACGCCGCTGGTGGGCGACCCCGCCTGGGGCCGGGAGCGGTGGTCGAGCGTCGCCGCCGGGCTCGGCTTCCACGTGGACGCGCCGCTGCCCGGGGCGGCGGGTCCGGCGGTGCGGCACGATCCGCAGCCCGGGGACCGGGCGTGGGCGTGCTTCAGCTCTGGCAGCACCGGCCGGCCGCGCGCCGTCGTGCGCACGCGCGCGTCGTGGACGGAGTCGTTCCCCCACCTCGGCGAGCTGGCCGGGATCGGCCCTGACGACGTCGTGCTGATCCCGGGCCCCCTCGTCTCCAGCCTGTACGCCTTCGCCGCCGTCCACACCCTGGCCACCGGGGCGACGGCCCTCCTCCCCGGCCGCCGGCCCTCCCGCGCGCTGCGCGGCCTGCTGGCCAGGGCCACGGTCGTGCACCTGGTGCCGCACCAGCTGCCCGACGTGCTGGAACACCCGGGAGCGCTGCGCGTGGCCGTCGTCGGCGGCGCGGCCCTCGACCCCGAAACGAGGGCGGCGGCCGTCCGGGCGGGGGTCCGGGTCGTGTCCTATTACGGGGCGACGGAGCTGTCGTTCGTGGCGGTGGACGCCGACGGGGGCGGGCTGCGCCCCTTTCCGGGCGTGGAGATCGAGGTCAGGCCCGCGGGCCCGCCGGGCGGCGGGCTCGGCGAGGTGTGGGCGCGGTCGCCGTGGCTGGCCGAGGGATATCTGGGCGACGCCGCGGGCCCGCTGCGCCGGGACGCCGGCGATTGGGCGACCGTGGGCGACGTGGCGGAGCCGTACCGGGTAGGAGAGGTGCTGCGGGTACGCGGCCGGGGGGACGGCGCGATCCAGACCGGGGGCGCCACCGTCGTGCCCGAGGACGTCGAGGAGGTGCTCAGGAAGGTGCCCGGCGTGTGGGACATCGTCGTGATCGGCTCGCCGCACCCGTCTCTGGGCGCGGTGGTCACGGCGGTCATCGAGGCCGAGTGCGCCACGCCGCCGCCGCGCGCGCTGCTCGAGGCGACGGCCAGGGGCGGCCTGGACGAGGCGCAGCGGCCCCGCCGCTGGTACGCGGTGCCGAGCCTGCCGCGCACCCAGACGGGCAAGCCCGCCCGCGCCCAGGTCGCGGCCCGGCTGGCGGGCGGCGACCCCGACATCAGGCGGCTGATCTGA
- a CDS encoding energy-coupling factor ABC transporter ATP-binding protein: MIEFADVHVRLGTRDVLNGVTAALPERRIGVVGANGSGKSTFARLINGLALPTSGSVTVLGLDTRRHAARIRRGVGFLFTDPDAQIVMPTVAEDVAFSLRRKGLAREEVERRVHDVLSRYGLAGHADHPAHHLSGGQKQLLALCSVMVLEPDILVMDEPTTLLDLRHSRQVADLLRELPQQVLAVSHDLPLLADFDRVLVLDQGRVVADGTPDEAIAHYRKIMS, translated from the coding sequence GTGATCGAGTTCGCCGACGTGCACGTACGCCTGGGCACCCGCGACGTCCTCAACGGCGTCACCGCGGCCCTGCCCGAGCGGCGGATCGGCGTGGTCGGCGCCAACGGCTCGGGCAAGAGCACCTTCGCCCGCCTGATCAACGGCCTGGCCCTGCCCACCTCGGGCAGCGTCACCGTGCTCGGCCTCGACACCCGCCGCCACGCGGCCAGGATCAGGCGGGGCGTCGGGTTCCTGTTCACCGACCCGGACGCGCAGATCGTGATGCCCACCGTGGCCGAGGACGTGGCCTTCTCCCTGCGCCGCAAGGGCCTGGCGCGCGAGGAGGTCGAGCGGCGCGTACACGACGTGCTCAGCCGGTACGGCCTGGCCGGGCACGCCGACCACCCCGCCCACCACCTGTCGGGCGGCCAGAAGCAGCTGCTCGCCCTGTGCTCGGTCATGGTCCTCGAACCGGACATCCTCGTCATGGACGAGCCGACCACCCTGCTGGACCTGCGCCACTCCCGCCAGGTCGCCGACCTGCTGCGCGAGCTGCCGCAACAGGTGCTGGCGGTCAGCCACGACCTGCCGCTGCTGGCCGACTTCGACCGCGTACTCGTGCTCGACCAGGGCCGCGTCGTCGCCGACGGCACCCCGGACGAGGCCATCGCCCACTATCGGAAGATCATGTCGTGA
- the thrC gene encoding threonine synthase, translating to MRTWHGLIDSDYRRWLPVTADTPSISLNEGNTPLLRSAHLSELTGCEVWLKVEGANPTGSFKDRGMTVAISKAAEAGAQAVICASTGNTSASAAAYAARAGVTAAVLVPKGRIALGKLSQAVRYGAEIVEIDGNFDDCLRVARELAAHHPIALVNSVGNELRLAGQRTVAYEIVDALGEAPDVHCLPVGNGGNITATWGGYRNYHGAGLAGRLPRMWGFQAAGAAPLVHGAPVAAPRTAATAISVGNPATWDGAVAARDESGGLIEAVTDEQIFAAYRTLARRDGVFAEPASAAGVAGLLDRHERGLLEPGLRIVITLSGNGLKDLDASLRDGYTSTETSSSASDVARALRLAA from the coding sequence ATGAGAACCTGGCACGGTCTGATCGACAGCGACTACCGGCGCTGGCTGCCGGTCACCGCCGACACCCCCTCCATCTCGCTCAACGAGGGCAACACCCCGCTCCTGCGCTCCGCGCACCTGTCGGAGCTCACCGGCTGCGAGGTCTGGCTGAAGGTCGAGGGCGCCAACCCGACGGGCTCGTTCAAGGACCGCGGGATGACGGTGGCGATCAGCAAGGCCGCCGAGGCCGGGGCACAGGCCGTCATCTGCGCCTCCACCGGCAACACCAGCGCCTCGGCCGCCGCCTACGCCGCCCGCGCCGGGGTGACGGCCGCCGTGCTGGTCCCCAAGGGACGCATCGCGCTCGGCAAGCTGAGCCAGGCCGTACGCTACGGCGCCGAGATCGTCGAGATCGACGGCAACTTCGACGACTGCCTGCGCGTGGCCCGCGAGCTGGCCGCCCACCACCCGATCGCGCTGGTCAACTCCGTCGGCAACGAGCTGCGCCTGGCCGGGCAGCGCACGGTCGCCTACGAGATCGTGGACGCCCTCGGCGAGGCGCCCGACGTACACTGCCTGCCGGTCGGCAACGGCGGCAACATCACCGCCACCTGGGGCGGCTACCGCAACTACCACGGCGCCGGCCTGGCCGGGCGGCTGCCGCGCATGTGGGGCTTCCAGGCGGCCGGAGCGGCCCCGCTCGTCCACGGCGCTCCCGTGGCGGCTCCGCGGACGGCGGCCACCGCGATCAGCGTGGGCAACCCGGCCACCTGGGACGGCGCCGTGGCCGCCCGCGACGAGTCCGGCGGGCTGATCGAGGCGGTGACCGACGAGCAGATCTTCGCCGCGTACCGGACGCTGGCCCGCCGCGACGGCGTCTTCGCCGAGCCCGCCTCGGCGGCCGGCGTCGCGGGCCTGCTCGACCGGCACGAGCGGGGCCTGCTGGAGCCGGGCCTGCGGATCGTGATCACGCTCAGCGGCAACGGCCTGAAGGACCTGGACGCCTCCCTGCGCGACGGCTACACCTCGACGGAGACCTCCTCGTCCGCCTCCGACGTGGCACGGGCCCTGCGCCTGGCGGCCTGA